A genomic region of Streptomyces diastaticus subsp. diastaticus contains the following coding sequences:
- the aceB gene encoding malate synthase A: protein MSAPASPSATPVTIDAEPLPRQEEVLTDEALAFLGELHHRFTPRRNELLARRAGRRAEIARTCTLDFLPETAHVREDDSWRVAEAPAALTDRRVEITGPTDRKMTINALNSGARVWLADFEDASAPTWENVIQGQINLTDAYERRIDFTDERTGKSYALKPEEELATAVVRPRGWHLDERHLRAADGTPLPGALVDFGLYFLHNAQRLIDLGKGPYFYLPKTESHLEARLWNEVFTFAQEYVGIPHGTIRATVLIETITAAYEMDEILYELREHASGLNAGRWDYLFSIVKNFRDGGREFVLPDRNAVTMTAPFMRAYTELLVRTCHRRGAHAIGGMAAFIPSRRDAEVNKVAFAKVKDDKDREARDGFDGSWVAHPDLVPIALESFDAVLGEKPHQKDRLREDVSVTAADLIAIDSLDAEPTFDGLRNAVQVGIRYIEAWLRGLGAVAIFNLMEDAATAEISRSQIWQWINAGVEVERDGATVLVTRDLAREVAAAELAAIRAETGEEAFAAGRWQQAHDLLLTVSLDDDYADFLTLPAYEQLVG from the coding sequence ATGTCCGCACCCGCGTCCCCGTCCGCGACGCCGGTCACCATCGACGCCGAGCCCCTCCCCCGCCAGGAGGAAGTCCTCACGGACGAGGCGCTCGCCTTCCTCGGCGAGCTCCACCACCGCTTCACCCCCCGCCGGAACGAACTCCTGGCCCGCCGTGCCGGGCGCCGCGCCGAGATCGCCCGCACCTGCACGCTCGACTTCCTTCCCGAGACGGCGCACGTCCGCGAGGACGACTCCTGGCGCGTCGCCGAGGCCCCGGCCGCGCTGACCGACCGCCGGGTCGAGATCACCGGCCCCACCGACCGCAAGATGACGATCAACGCCCTCAACTCCGGCGCCCGCGTCTGGCTCGCCGACTTCGAGGACGCCTCCGCTCCCACCTGGGAGAACGTCATCCAGGGCCAGATCAACCTCACCGACGCCTACGAGCGGCGCATCGACTTCACCGACGAGCGCACCGGCAAGTCGTACGCCCTGAAGCCCGAGGAGGAGCTGGCCACCGCCGTGGTCCGCCCGCGCGGCTGGCACCTGGACGAGCGCCACCTGCGCGCCGCCGACGGCACCCCGCTGCCCGGCGCCCTGGTCGACTTCGGCCTGTACTTCCTCCACAACGCCCAGCGCCTGATCGACCTCGGCAAGGGGCCCTACTTCTACCTGCCCAAGACCGAGTCGCACCTGGAGGCCCGCCTCTGGAACGAGGTCTTCACCTTCGCCCAGGAGTACGTCGGCATCCCGCACGGCACGATCCGTGCCACGGTCCTCATCGAGACCATCACCGCCGCCTACGAGATGGACGAGATCCTCTACGAGCTGCGCGAGCACGCCTCGGGGCTGAACGCGGGCCGCTGGGACTACCTCTTCTCCATCGTCAAGAACTTCCGTGACGGCGGCCGCGAGTTCGTCCTGCCGGACCGCAACGCGGTGACGATGACCGCGCCGTTCATGCGCGCCTACACCGAACTCCTGGTCCGCACCTGCCACAGGCGCGGTGCGCACGCCATCGGGGGCATGGCCGCGTTCATCCCCTCGCGCCGCGACGCCGAGGTGAACAAGGTGGCGTTCGCCAAGGTCAAGGACGACAAGGACCGCGAGGCCCGGGACGGCTTCGACGGCTCCTGGGTCGCCCACCCCGACCTGGTGCCGATCGCCCTGGAGTCCTTCGACGCCGTCCTCGGCGAGAAGCCGCACCAGAAGGACCGGCTCCGCGAGGACGTCTCGGTGACCGCGGCCGACCTCATCGCCATCGACTCGCTGGACGCCGAGCCCACCTTCGACGGCCTGCGCAACGCCGTCCAGGTCGGTATCCGCTACATCGAGGCGTGGCTGCGCGGCCTCGGCGCCGTCGCCATCTTCAACCTGATGGAGGACGCGGCCACCGCGGAGATCTCCCGCTCGCAGATCTGGCAGTGGATCAACGCCGGTGTCGAGGTGGAGCGGGACGGCGCCACGGTCCTGGTCACCCGCGACCTGGCCCGCGAGGTCGCCGCCGCGGAACTGGCCGCGATCCGCGCCGAGACCGGCGAGGAGGCGTTCGCCGCCGGCCGCTGGCAGCAGGCCCACGACCTGCTGCTGACCGTCTCCCTCGACGACGACTACGCCGACTTTCTGACGCTGCCCGCCTACGAGCAGCTCGTCGGCTGA
- a CDS encoding HipA family kinase has translation MGPGKTLREITATRYVQPLTAGGSVPGVVEADDLGTYVVKFTGAAQGRKALVAEIVVGELARRLGLRVPELVLVDFDPVVARDEPHQEVQDLVRASAGLNLGMDLLPGAVDFQPGDLAVDPLEAGRVVWLDALTANVDRTVHSTNLMIWPPPGTPRSPRRLWLIDHGAALVFHHRWDSAAGAVSKRYDFRHHALGGYAPQVAEADAELAPRVTHDLLREVTALVPDAWLAGEPGFASPDELREAYVRQLAERAAVSGQWLPVEFPSARQLAEADAERAAATRAGRPAWLQHVPDLHGKPDAAPDWSRHLG, from the coding sequence GTGGGGCCTGGGAAGACGCTGAGAGAGATCACCGCGACCCGCTACGTGCAACCGCTGACCGCCGGCGGGTCGGTCCCCGGCGTCGTCGAGGCGGACGACCTGGGCACGTACGTCGTCAAGTTCACCGGAGCGGCGCAGGGGCGCAAGGCGCTGGTCGCCGAGATCGTCGTGGGGGAGCTGGCGCGGCGGCTCGGCCTGCGGGTGCCGGAGCTGGTGCTGGTCGACTTCGACCCGGTGGTGGCGCGGGACGAGCCGCACCAGGAGGTGCAGGACCTGGTGCGCGCCAGCGCCGGGCTCAACCTCGGCATGGACCTGCTGCCGGGAGCGGTGGACTTCCAGCCCGGCGACCTGGCGGTCGACCCGCTGGAGGCGGGACGGGTGGTGTGGCTCGACGCGCTGACGGCCAACGTCGACCGGACGGTGCACAGCACCAACCTCATGATCTGGCCCCCGCCCGGGACACCGCGCTCCCCGCGGCGGCTCTGGCTGATCGACCACGGGGCGGCCCTCGTCTTCCACCACCGGTGGGACAGCGCCGCGGGAGCGGTGAGCAAGCGGTACGACTTCCGGCACCACGCCCTCGGCGGCTACGCGCCCCAGGTCGCCGAGGCCGACGCGGAACTGGCGCCCCGGGTCACCCACGACCTGCTCCGCGAGGTCACCGCGCTCGTCCCCGACGCCTGGCTGGCCGGTGAGCCCGGCTTCGCCTCGCCCGACGAGCTGCGCGAGGCGTACGTACGGCAGCTCGCGGAGCGGGCCGCCGTCTCCGGACAGTGGCTGCCGGTGGAGTTCCCCTCGGCCCGGCAGCTCGCCGAGGCCGACGCCGAGCGGGCCGCGGCCACCCGGGCCGGGCGGCCCGCCTGGCTCCAGCACGTACCGGATCTGCACGGCAAGCCGGACGCGGCGCCCGACTGGTCCCGGCACCTGGGCTGA
- a CDS encoding MmyB family transcriptional regulator, producing the protein MPWQDVHRATCTRPGSRRDRGGTAPAVRAGGRAEELRDLLLDRSEEFASLWSAHEIDVPRVDPKRLRHPELGVLTLQCQVLLDPEQNQTLLVYTAAPGSADDERLRLLPVLGARPVGT; encoded by the coding sequence GTGCCCTGGCAGGACGTCCACCGGGCCACGTGCACGAGGCCCGGCTCTCGGCGGGACCGGGGCGGGACCGCTCCCGCCGTCCGGGCGGGCGGGCGCGCCGAGGAACTGCGTGACCTCCTCCTGGACCGCAGCGAGGAGTTCGCCTCGCTCTGGAGCGCTCACGAGATCGACGTTCCCCGCGTCGACCCCAAGCGCCTGCGCCACCCGGAACTGGGCGTGCTCACCCTGCAGTGCCAGGTACTGCTGGACCCGGAACAGAACCAGACGCTCCTGGTGTACACGGCCGCCCCGGGGTCGGCGGACGACGAGAGGCTGCGCCTGCTGCCGGTACTGGGGGCACGCCCCGTGGGCACCTGA
- a CDS encoding ABC transporter substrate-binding protein, translating into MRRTPRRAVALAGAAVLAGLSGCAGGGGKDSMTLMLDVGYLPKHAPFISAAKRGFFKAEGIDLTVMPGSGSTNTVTSVVAGRVDAGWADFGATVTSQGRGAKVKQVNLLQARSAYAVVALADSGIRNWEDLRGKTVATEGGGAMTAMWPLALNKLGFDKSDVDVIPASSASKIPGLLAGQWDANLALHVSDEPAIDALGRKAAVLKWSDLGIDLYGNGIVVSDEKLKNDPEQVRKFNRAMQKGFLWACQNPRKAAEDFRTEVSGYGTSTITLAIDAQCGLNWGKREAADRYGVMDDTGVLQAIDVAREFLGLPEESGLSPEDVYSNSYLEPLGSDETIQAP; encoded by the coding sequence ATGCGTAGGACTCCTCGCAGGGCCGTCGCTCTCGCCGGCGCGGCGGTGCTGGCCGGCCTGTCCGGATGCGCGGGCGGTGGCGGGAAGGACTCGATGACCCTGATGCTCGACGTGGGGTACCTGCCGAAGCACGCGCCGTTCATCTCGGCCGCCAAACGCGGCTTCTTCAAGGCCGAGGGCATCGACCTCACGGTCATGCCGGGATCCGGTTCGACCAACACGGTCACCTCGGTGGTCGCGGGCAGGGTCGACGCGGGCTGGGCCGACTTCGGCGCCACCGTCACCAGCCAGGGCAGGGGCGCCAAGGTCAAGCAGGTCAACCTGCTCCAGGCCAGGTCCGCCTACGCGGTCGTCGCCCTCGCGGACTCCGGGATCAGGAACTGGGAGGACCTGCGCGGCAAGACGGTCGCCACCGAGGGCGGCGGCGCGATGACCGCCATGTGGCCGCTCGCGCTGAACAAGCTCGGCTTCGACAAGAGCGACGTGGACGTCATCCCGGCGTCCAGCGCCTCGAAGATCCCCGGCCTGCTGGCCGGCCAGTGGGACGCCAACCTCGCGCTGCACGTCTCCGACGAACCGGCCATCGACGCGCTCGGCCGGAAGGCCGCCGTGCTGAAATGGTCCGACCTCGGCATCGACCTCTACGGCAACGGCATCGTCGTCTCCGACGAGAAGCTCAAGAACGACCCCGAGCAGGTCCGGAAGTTCAACCGGGCGATGCAGAAAGGTTTCCTCTGGGCCTGCCAGAACCCGCGGAAGGCGGCCGAGGACTTCCGGACGGAGGTCTCCGGATACGGCACGAGCACCATCACCCTCGCCATCGACGCGCAGTGCGGCCTCAACTGGGGCAAGCGCGAGGCCGCCGACCGGTACGGCGTCATGGACGACACCGGAGTCCTCCAGGCCATCGACGTCGCCCGTGAGTTCCTCGGCCTGCCGGAAGAGAGCGGCCTCTCACCCGAGGACGTGTACAGCAACTCCTACCTCGAGCCGCTGGGCTCCGACGAGACGATCCAGGCCCCGTGA
- the kdgD gene encoding 5-dehydro-4-deoxyglucarate dehydratase, with translation MPTHTPTELAERLGSGLLSFPVTHFTPGLAFDETAYRDNIARMSEYDIAALFAAGGTGEFFSLTPQEVGTVLRAAVESAPSGTPILAPAGHGTAQAVAMARDAEAVGADGVLLFPPYLTEASSDGLTAHVRAVCEATSLGVVLYSRANAVYTADTVAALADACPNLIGLKDGVGDLERITQIRSRLADRLVYIGGLPTAETFALPYLELGATTYSSAIFNFLPDFALAFYQAVRARDRAKVQTMLDRVVLPYTAIRDRKPGYAVSIVKAGMDLTGHPAGPVRPPLTDLDEAERELLAGVIEASRLAVA, from the coding sequence ATGCCCACCCACACCCCGACCGAGCTTGCCGAACGCCTCGGCTCCGGGCTGCTGTCGTTTCCCGTCACCCACTTCACGCCCGGCCTGGCGTTCGACGAGACCGCCTACCGGGACAACATCGCCCGCATGAGCGAGTACGACATCGCCGCCCTGTTCGCGGCCGGCGGGACCGGGGAGTTCTTCTCTCTGACCCCGCAGGAGGTCGGCACCGTGCTGCGGGCAGCCGTGGAGAGCGCCCCCTCCGGCACGCCCATCCTCGCCCCGGCCGGGCACGGCACCGCCCAGGCGGTCGCCATGGCGCGCGACGCCGAAGCGGTCGGCGCCGACGGTGTCCTGCTCTTCCCGCCGTACCTGACCGAGGCGTCCTCGGACGGCCTGACCGCCCATGTGCGGGCGGTCTGCGAGGCGACCTCGCTGGGCGTGGTCCTCTACAGCCGCGCCAACGCCGTCTACACCGCCGACACGGTGGCGGCCCTCGCCGACGCCTGCCCCAACCTGATCGGCCTCAAGGACGGGGTCGGTGACCTGGAGCGGATCACCCAGATCCGGTCGCGACTCGCCGACCGCCTGGTGTACATCGGCGGCCTGCCGACCGCGGAGACCTTCGCGCTGCCCTACCTGGAACTGGGAGCCACGACCTACAGTTCCGCCATCTTCAACTTCCTCCCCGACTTCGCCCTGGCCTTCTACCAGGCGGTCCGGGCACGGGACCGGGCGAAGGTGCAGACCATGCTCGACCGCGTGGTACTCCCCTACACCGCGATCCGCGACCGCAAGCCGGGCTACGCGGTCAGCATCGTGAAGGCCGGGATGGATCTGACCGGACACCCCGCCGGCCCGGTACGGCCGCCCCTGACCGACCTGGACGAGGCGGAGCGCGAACTGCTCGCCGGGGTCATCGAGGCCTCACGCCTCGCCGTCGCCTGA
- a CDS encoding LysR family transcriptional regulator — protein sequence MFTLSQLESFVAVAETLHYGRAAERLSMTQPPLSRRIQLLERELGVELFDRAGRSVRLTAAGQAFLGDARRILGLSEQAALSVRRTLEGEVGTVALGFTASAAHSVLDGIVGAVHAELPGVGLVLRERVSGAQLEELRSGELDLGLVRPPVPGTGIAHHPLHREALLVAAPAGHPLAAPDRTPHISDLDGEPFVMYSPAEARYFYEVLVGVFRRAEVVPRYVHYLSQVHTILALVRAELGLALVPRAAEALKLDGVVLRPVVGVEGEPVELVAAWRAGDDNPALHAVRDVVTGLADRGAF from the coding sequence ATGTTCACCTTGAGTCAGCTGGAAAGCTTCGTGGCCGTCGCCGAGACGCTGCACTACGGACGGGCGGCGGAGCGGCTGTCGATGACCCAGCCGCCGCTGTCCCGGCGCATCCAGCTCCTGGAGCGTGAGCTGGGTGTCGAGTTGTTCGACCGGGCCGGCCGGTCCGTCCGGCTCACCGCGGCCGGGCAGGCCTTCCTCGGTGATGCCCGGCGCATCCTCGGGCTCTCGGAGCAGGCGGCGCTGTCCGTGCGGCGGACGCTGGAGGGCGAGGTCGGGACCGTGGCGCTCGGGTTCACCGCGTCGGCGGCGCACTCCGTGCTCGACGGCATCGTGGGGGCCGTCCACGCCGAGCTGCCCGGCGTCGGACTGGTGCTGCGCGAGCGGGTCTCCGGAGCGCAACTGGAGGAGCTGCGCTCCGGAGAGCTGGACCTCGGGCTGGTCCGCCCGCCGGTACCCGGCACCGGGATCGCCCACCATCCGCTGCACCGCGAGGCCCTGCTGGTCGCGGCGCCCGCCGGCCACCCGCTCGCCGCACCGGACCGCACTCCTCACATCAGCGACCTCGACGGAGAACCGTTCGTCATGTACTCGCCCGCCGAGGCCCGCTACTTCTACGAGGTGCTGGTCGGGGTCTTCCGCCGGGCGGAAGTCGTCCCGCGCTACGTGCACTACCTCAGCCAGGTGCACACGATCCTCGCGCTGGTCCGCGCGGAGCTGGGGCTCGCCCTGGTACCCCGCGCCGCGGAGGCGCTCAAGCTGGACGGCGTCGTGCTACGCCCGGTGGTGGGGGTCGAAGGCGAGCCGGTCGAACTCGTCGCGGCCTGGCGGGCGGGCGACGACAACCCCGCCCTGCACGCGGTCCGCGACGTGGTGACCGGTCTCGCCGACCGGGGGGCGTTCTGA
- a CDS encoding aldehyde dehydrogenase (NADP(+)), with amino-acid sequence MVIGARPVIGTGDEIRSVDPRTGEPLGPGYRAASAEQADQACRLAREAATTYRTTAPERRAAFLDRIADLLDEERDALVERAHTETALPLARLTGEVGRTSGQLRLFAAELRAGVWQGARVDRALPDRRPLPRADIRQRRTAVGPVVVFGASNFPLAFSTAGGDTASALAAGCPVIVKAHQAHLGTAELVARVVSRAAAGTGMPEGVFSQLVGGGTELGTRLVRDPRVRAVGFTGSRSGGLAIAAAAAARPVPIPVYAEMSSINPVLLLPAALEARGAELGAAFAGSLTLGAGQFCTNPGLVLAVDGPGLDAFATAAAEAVAADPGATMLTPGIARHYAACGDALAGRRGVEETGRGGRIDSAACGRARLLTVDGARFTEDPALQTEVFGATSLIVRCADLDELTAALHVLEGQLTATVHADDADLPLAGRLLPLLEELAGRVLFNGWPTGVEVGHAMVHGGPFPATTDPRGTSVGTLAIERFLRPVAYQDVPDALLPEELRDANPLGVWRRVDGVPGRAPLTDDR; translated from the coding sequence ATGGTCATCGGGGCCCGCCCCGTCATCGGTACGGGCGACGAGATCCGCTCCGTCGACCCCCGCACCGGGGAGCCCCTCGGACCCGGCTACCGGGCCGCGTCGGCCGAGCAGGCCGACCAGGCCTGCCGACTGGCGCGGGAAGCCGCGACCACCTACCGGACGACCGCCCCGGAACGGCGCGCCGCCTTCCTCGACCGCATCGCGGACCTGCTCGACGAGGAGCGGGACGCGCTGGTGGAACGGGCCCACACGGAGACCGCGCTGCCCCTCGCCCGGCTCACCGGCGAGGTCGGGCGCACCAGCGGCCAGTTGCGGCTGTTCGCCGCGGAACTGCGGGCCGGCGTGTGGCAGGGGGCCCGCGTCGACCGGGCGCTGCCGGACCGCCGTCCGCTGCCGCGCGCCGACATCCGGCAGCGCCGGACAGCCGTCGGTCCCGTCGTGGTCTTCGGCGCGAGCAACTTCCCGCTGGCCTTCTCCACGGCCGGGGGCGACACCGCCTCGGCGCTGGCCGCCGGATGCCCGGTGATCGTCAAGGCGCACCAGGCTCACCTGGGGACGGCCGAGCTGGTGGCACGCGTCGTCAGCCGGGCGGCCGCCGGGACCGGTATGCCCGAAGGAGTCTTCTCCCAACTCGTCGGCGGCGGCACGGAGCTGGGGACCAGGCTGGTCCGCGACCCCCGGGTGCGCGCCGTCGGCTTCACCGGTTCCCGCTCCGGCGGCCTGGCGATAGCGGCCGCGGCCGCCGCCCGGCCCGTGCCGATCCCCGTCTACGCGGAGATGAGCAGCATCAACCCGGTGCTGCTCCTGCCCGCCGCCCTCGAGGCCCGGGGCGCGGAGCTGGGGGCCGCCTTCGCCGGATCACTCACCCTGGGAGCCGGGCAGTTCTGCACCAACCCGGGGCTCGTCCTCGCCGTGGACGGGCCCGGCCTGGACGCCTTCGCCACGGCCGCCGCCGAGGCCGTCGCGGCGGATCCCGGAGCCACGATGCTCACCCCCGGCATCGCCCGCCACTACGCCGCCTGCGGTGATGCCCTGGCGGGCCGTCGGGGCGTCGAGGAGACCGGTCGTGGCGGCCGGATCGACAGCGCGGCCTGCGGCCGGGCCCGTCTGCTGACCGTGGACGGCGCGCGCTTCACCGAGGACCCCGCCCTTCAGACCGAGGTCTTCGGCGCGACGTCGCTGATCGTCCGGTGCGCGGACCTCGACGAGCTGACGGCCGCCCTGCACGTGCTGGAAGGCCAGCTCACGGCCACCGTGCACGCCGACGACGCCGATCTGCCGCTCGCCGGGCGCCTGCTGCCCCTCCTGGAGGAACTCGCCGGGCGCGTGCTCTTCAACGGCTGGCCCACCGGCGTCGAGGTCGGCCACGCGATGGTGCACGGTGGCCCCTTCCCCGCCACCACCGACCCGCGCGGCACTTCCGTGGGGACCCTCGCCATCGAGCGGTTCCTGCGGCCCGTCGCCTACCAGGACGTTCCCGACGCCCTGTTGCCCGAGGAACTGCGCGACGCCAATCCGCTCGGCGTGTGGCGCCGGGTCGACGGCGTACCCGGCCGGGCCCCGCTCACCGACGACCGCTGA
- a CDS encoding 2Fe-2S iron-sulfur cluster-binding protein, with the protein MAVGLGTPDTGETSSVTLEVNGERHELRLDNRAALLDVLREGLGLTGSKKGCDHGQCGACTVLVDGRRVNSCLLLAVALDGARVTTVEGLAGDGGPHPVQQAFLDRDAFQCGYCTPGQICSTVAVLEEAAQGRPSAVTDPGHPVGEPVPLTGDEIRERLSGNLCRCGAYPNIVDAVRDLS; encoded by the coding sequence GTGGCCGTAGGGCTGGGAACGCCGGATACGGGGGAGACCTCGTCCGTCACCCTCGAAGTCAACGGGGAGCGGCACGAGTTGCGCCTCGACAACCGGGCGGCACTCCTCGACGTGCTGCGGGAGGGGCTCGGGCTGACCGGGTCCAAGAAGGGGTGCGACCACGGGCAGTGCGGTGCCTGCACCGTGCTGGTGGACGGGCGCCGGGTCAACAGCTGCCTGCTCCTCGCGGTGGCGCTGGACGGGGCGCGGGTCACCACGGTGGAAGGGCTCGCCGGGGACGGCGGACCGCATCCGGTGCAGCAGGCGTTCCTCGACCGGGACGCCTTCCAGTGCGGGTACTGCACGCCCGGCCAGATCTGTTCGACGGTGGCCGTCCTCGAGGAGGCCGCGCAGGGGAGGCCCTCGGCCGTCACCGACCCCGGCCACCCGGTGGGAGAACCCGTACCGCTCACCGGTGACGAGATCCGCGAGCGGCTCAGCGGCAACCTCTGCCGGTGCGGGGCCTATCCGAACATCGTCGACGCCGTACGGGACCTGAGCTGA
- a CDS encoding ABC transporter ATP-binding protein, producing the protein MNNEYAISVNNVGKTYRSRRGQENTVLEGLDFHVEPGRFVSIVGQSGSGKTTLLKTVSGLQEPTEGEILVHGRPIQEGIEDIAMVFQSPVLLPWRNNLDNVLLPLEFRGARTDEARAYAMELLEMVGLGGKAKNYSYELSGGMQQRVAICRALVSRPKLLLMDEPFGALDAMTRDSMNFEIQRIWQTTGCSVLFVTHSIPEAVWLGDRVVVVGDRPGRIIADIPIDLPRPRGKEHRYSADFSGYTSEIESHIGVVAGIS; encoded by the coding sequence ATGAACAACGAATACGCCATCTCGGTCAACAACGTGGGGAAGACCTACCGGTCCCGGAGGGGCCAGGAGAACACCGTCCTCGAAGGACTCGACTTCCACGTCGAGCCCGGACGGTTCGTGTCGATCGTCGGGCAGTCGGGCAGCGGCAAGACCACGCTGCTCAAGACGGTCTCCGGACTCCAGGAGCCCACCGAGGGCGAGATCCTCGTCCATGGCCGCCCGATCCAGGAGGGGATCGAGGACATCGCGATGGTCTTCCAGAGCCCCGTGCTCCTGCCCTGGCGCAACAATCTCGACAACGTGCTCCTGCCCCTGGAGTTCCGCGGTGCCCGGACCGACGAGGCCCGCGCGTACGCCATGGAACTGCTGGAGATGGTCGGGCTGGGCGGAAAGGCCAAGAACTACTCCTACGAGCTCAGTGGCGGCATGCAGCAGCGCGTCGCCATCTGCCGGGCCCTGGTCTCCCGCCCCAAACTGCTGCTCATGGACGAGCCCTTCGGCGCGCTCGACGCCATGACCCGGGACTCGATGAACTTCGAGATCCAGCGCATCTGGCAGACCACCGGGTGCAGCGTCCTCTTCGTGACCCACAGCATCCCCGAGGCGGTCTGGCTCGGGGACCGGGTGGTGGTCGTCGGCGACCGCCCCGGCCGGATCATCGCCGACATCCCCATCGACCTGCCGCGGCCCCGGGGCAAGGAGCACCGGTACTCCGCCGACTTCTCCGGCTACACCTCCGAGATCGAATCGCACATCGGCGTCGTGGCCGGCATCAGCTGA
- a CDS encoding ABC transporter permease: MATPDLRHPDQAAAEPPLPAAKAPGQKAPGRALPRESLVAGVKAAVGIFGLFVVWELLVLVIDPADYLFVGPLSAFAELIERPGYFAENTFVTLQEALAGFALGTALGVLCGAALHYSATARSFLYPALIAIDTIPKVALAPLFIVWFGFGFESKAFVAMAIAFFPLVINTYDGLSSVPHELQELARINRASPWKKMVKIDFIYAIPSIFSGAKISISLAVGGAVVGEFIAGSKGLGYVILLANSQVDLPSMFAAFIVLAAIALTLFFLVDYAGRKLAPWKNHAK, from the coding sequence ATGGCGACTCCTGATCTGCGCCACCCCGACCAGGCCGCCGCCGAGCCGCCGCTCCCGGCGGCGAAGGCCCCCGGGCAGAAGGCACCGGGCCGCGCCCTCCCCCGTGAGTCGCTGGTGGCCGGCGTCAAAGCGGCCGTGGGGATCTTCGGCCTCTTCGTGGTGTGGGAACTGCTGGTCCTGGTCATCGACCCGGCGGACTACCTCTTCGTCGGGCCGCTCTCCGCCTTCGCCGAGCTGATCGAGCGCCCCGGCTACTTCGCGGAGAACACCTTCGTCACGCTCCAGGAGGCGCTCGCCGGATTCGCGCTCGGCACGGCCCTCGGTGTGCTGTGCGGTGCCGCCCTGCACTACTCGGCCACCGCGCGCAGCTTCCTGTACCCCGCGCTCATCGCGATCGACACCATCCCCAAGGTCGCGCTGGCCCCGCTGTTCATCGTGTGGTTCGGATTCGGCTTCGAGTCGAAGGCGTTCGTCGCCATGGCCATCGCCTTCTTCCCCCTGGTGATCAACACCTACGACGGGCTGAGTTCGGTCCCCCACGAACTCCAGGAACTGGCCCGCATCAACCGGGCCTCCCCCTGGAAGAAGATGGTGAAGATCGACTTCATCTACGCGATTCCCTCCATCTTCTCCGGGGCGAAGATCTCCATCTCCCTGGCGGTGGGCGGGGCGGTCGTCGGGGAGTTCATCGCCGGCTCGAAGGGGCTCGGGTACGTCATCCTCCTCGCCAACAGCCAGGTGGACCTGCCGTCGATGTTCGCGGCCTTCATCGTCCTCGCCGCCATCGCCCTGACCTTGTTCTTCCTCGTCGACTACGCGGGCCGCAAGCTGGCCCCGTGGAAGAACCACGCCAAGTGA